The Rhizobium sp. WSM4643 genome includes the window ACTGTCACTTCGCTGATGCCGAGGTCGAAGGCGATCTGCTTGTTCAGACGTCCGCGTGCCACTTCATGCAGAACTTCGCGTTCACGCTGCGTCAGCGTTTCCAAGCGCTCGATATTGCGCTTGGCGATCGCGGCTTCCGCCCGTCGTTCGGCATCCATCGCAATGGCTGCACTGATGGCGTCGAGCAGCGTCTGGTCCCGCACCGGTTTGGTGAGAAAATCCACGGCACCGGCCTTCATCGCCTGGACGGTCATCGGGATGTCGCCATGCCCGGTCAGGAAGATGATCGGCTTGGAATTGCCATTTTCGGCCAGATGACGCTGCAGGTGGAGGCCGCTTGCCCCCGGCATGCGCACATCGAGGATCAGGCAGCCGGGGCTGTCC containing:
- a CDS encoding response regulator transcription factor — translated: MRVDQPLQRRSAPLSLQCTYEENQPLVIIVDDDASVREALSELILSAGFQSTSFASTRELLDADILDSPGCLILDVRMPGASGLHLQRHLAENGNSKPIIFLTGHGDIPMTVQAMKAGAVDFLTKPVRDQTLLDAISAAIAMDAERRAEAAIAKRNIERLETLTQREREVLHEVARGRLNKQIAFDLGISEVTVKLHRSNVMHKMEAASIGELIRAWETLPAQMRQVGPR